The proteins below are encoded in one region of Pontibacter deserti:
- a CDS encoding AraC family transcriptional regulator — MRTIRFDKTKCGVEVLLRTGSGNEIKGAYTDTEVYNTDYFEILIFRKAKGFVVLNQRKIELTDNTIVFISPFQKRQWKLDPDHLDFTFLIFQEDFLNDFFADKLFTYRLLYFYQLDYPLSMKVTAEYIQKACSTLTEIHTELRDANPDSEHLIRSLLYYLLLKLNRDYARLNNLPLDKPENNYAYQFKKLLELHIKEKQRISEYAELLGISRITLNKAVQVQFNVTAMHLLKQRLLFEIKNYLIHSGLTVAEIAHELHFSEPNHLMRFFKTQTGQTTSEFLADYQNGSKVNSFGS, encoded by the coding sequence TTGAGAACTATAAGATTTGATAAGACTAAGTGTGGTGTAGAGGTCTTGCTTCGGACAGGTTCTGGCAATGAAATAAAAGGAGCCTACACCGACACAGAAGTATACAACACCGATTACTTTGAGATCCTGATTTTCAGAAAAGCAAAAGGTTTTGTCGTACTAAACCAGCGAAAGATAGAGCTTACCGATAATACCATTGTCTTTATTTCTCCTTTTCAGAAGCGACAATGGAAGCTTGATCCGGATCACCTGGACTTTACGTTTCTTATATTTCAGGAAGATTTCCTCAACGACTTCTTTGCTGACAAGCTGTTTACGTACCGGTTGCTATACTTTTACCAACTGGATTACCCGCTGAGCATGAAGGTCACTGCTGAGTATATCCAAAAAGCCTGTAGTACCCTAACCGAAATTCATACAGAACTCAGAGATGCCAATCCGGACAGTGAACACCTCATCCGTTCCCTGCTCTATTACTTACTGCTTAAGCTCAACAGGGATTACGCCCGGCTAAACAACCTCCCACTCGATAAGCCGGAGAACAATTATGCCTACCAGTTCAAGAAGCTGCTGGAGCTGCACATAAAGGAAAAGCAAAGGATCAGTGAGTATGCGGAGCTCTTAGGTATAAGCAGGATCACGCTAAATAAAGCGGTACAGGTGCAGTTTAACGTAACGGCCATGCATTTACTCAAGCAGCGGCTACTCTTTGAGATTAAGAATTACCTGATCCATTCCGGTTTAACAGTAGCCGAGATTGCGCACGAACTCCACTTCTCAGAGCCCAACCATCTGATGCGCTTTTTCAAAACCCAAACCGGACAGACCACATCAGAATTCCTTGCAGATTATCAAAATGGTAGCAAGGTCAATAGCTTTGGTAGCTAA
- a CDS encoding ATP-binding protein, whose translation MCREDQDKLYTMFKRFHDHVEGSGIGLYIVKRIVENAGGKIEITSELGKVAEFKVYFG comes from the coding sequence ATGTGTCGGGAAGACCAGGATAAACTATACACCATGTTTAAACGCTTTCACGACCATGTTGAAGGTTCAGGTATCGGGCTTTACATCGTAAAACGTATTGTAGAAAATGCGGGCGGTAAAATAGAAATAACCTCAGAACTAGGTAAAGTTGCTGAGTTTAAGGTATACTTTGGTTAA
- a CDS encoding NHL domain-containing protein, with translation MVPFISVAQNIVTIAGTTDNRYGYYYAGDGGPATSSALYNPNDIAIDAAGNLFIADWGNHRIRKVDTNGIITTIAGTGTGGFTGDGGLAINAQIYHPLGVAVDAAGNVYFSTGNMIRRIGTNGIISTIAGYGQGYSGDGGQAVNALFNTPWGLTFDKNGNLFVADYNNHRIRKISTNGVVTTVAGTGVRGFSGDGGQAVNAQFNNPVEIALDDAGNLYVSEYGNHRIRKVSTNGVITTVVGTGTSGYNGDGGLAINAQLYNPNGLAVHGSGILYIADSQNYRVRKVTTDGIITTLTGTGSAWSGSEEENVLAINAMVIRPNSVALDNRDNLYIVEEIRHRIRKVDNVVLSPDADLKSFTLSTGTLSPAFAAATTSYTASVANEITTVNITPTLSHTKATLTVNGTVSASGAAKSMSLNVGVNTLAIVVTAENGITKTYTLAITRAALPAPSIGTQPMNATVCPGISASFTVTANNAVSYQWQVFTTSWQNITNNTIYSGATTTKLTIANSTDLHNKQYRCVVTGNSSPEAITQAVTLSAADVTKPTAIAKNISVTLDANGAATITPEQVNNNSTDNCGIQNIALSKTSFSCENVGANTVTLTVTDKSGNTNTATATVTVQKAPQTITFNALAASTYGAAPITLNATTTSGVAITYTTEGPATVNGNILNITGAGEVKVTATQAGTGCYEAATPVTQTMQVEKATATITLNDLEQPENGQPRVVTATTTPAGLAVTITYNGVAEAPTLKGTYEVLATVNDPNYKGTATATLTIQAPTGLGDDLKELKGVSLYPNPTRDGKLYLELDNVIFKNSLLVEVYSVSGRLVRSMHIRRTAPTEIDLSSHAAGLYLVRVTNDKEVKTIKVHKQ, from the coding sequence TTGGTTCCTTTTATTTCTGTTGCGCAAAACATTGTTACCATTGCCGGAACTACGGATAACAGGTACGGTTATTATTATGCAGGAGATGGGGGGCCTGCTACCTCTAGCGCGTTATATAATCCCAATGACATAGCCATTGACGCAGCTGGTAATCTCTTTATTGCAGATTGGGGAAATCATCGAATTCGAAAAGTAGATACAAATGGTATCATAACTACAATAGCAGGAACCGGAACTGGAGGGTTTACTGGTGACGGTGGCTTAGCAATAAATGCGCAAATATATCATCCCCTGGGAGTTGCTGTAGATGCTGCAGGAAACGTTTATTTTTCAACGGGAAATATGATCCGTAGAATTGGTACAAATGGCATCATTTCGACAATAGCTGGTTATGGGCAAGGCTATAGTGGAGATGGGGGGCAGGCAGTTAATGCGCTGTTTAACACGCCTTGGGGATTAACATTTGATAAGAATGGCAATCTCTTCGTTGCAGATTATAATAATCATAGGATTCGTAAAATTAGCACGAATGGTGTAGTCACTACGGTTGCAGGAACTGGGGTAAGAGGTTTCAGTGGAGATGGCGGGCAGGCAGTAAATGCTCAATTTAACAATCCTGTTGAAATTGCTTTGGATGACGCTGGTAATCTTTATGTTTCGGAATATGGTAATCATAGAATCCGGAAAGTCAGCACGAATGGTGTCATCACCACCGTAGTAGGAACTGGAACATCTGGATATAACGGTGATGGTGGATTGGCAATCAATGCTCAGTTATATAATCCCAATGGCTTAGCAGTCCATGGTAGTGGCATTCTATATATTGCAGACTCTCAAAATTACCGAGTGCGGAAAGTAACTACTGATGGTATAATCACAACATTAACGGGGACCGGTAGTGCATGGTCTGGAAGTGAAGAAGAGAATGTGTTAGCAATTAATGCTATGGTTATCCGTCCAAATTCTGTTGCCTTAGATAATAGGGATAATCTTTACATCGTAGAAGAGATACGTCACCGTATCCGTAAGGTAGACAATGTAGTTTTGTCACCGGATGCTGATCTAAAATCTTTTACCTTATCTACAGGAACACTTTCACCTGCTTTTGCTGCTGCTACAACCAGCTATACCGCTTCAGTAGCGAATGAAATAACAACTGTTAACATTACACCTACTCTCAGCCATACCAAAGCAACTCTAACTGTTAATGGTACAGTTAGTGCAAGCGGAGCGGCAAAGTCTATGAGCCTAAATGTGGGTGTGAATACACTAGCCATAGTGGTGACAGCCGAAAATGGTATCACTAAAACCTATACGCTTGCTATAACACGCGCTGCTCTCCCGGCTCCCAGTATAGGTACACAGCCAATGAATGCAACCGTTTGCCCGGGCATAAGCGCGTCTTTTACGGTAACAGCTAACAATGCTGTATCTTACCAGTGGCAGGTGTTTACTACTTCTTGGCAGAACATCACCAACAATACTATCTACAGCGGTGCTACTACTACCAAGTTAACCATAGCCAACTCCACTGACCTGCACAACAAGCAGTACCGTTGCGTGGTAACAGGTAACAGCTCTCCGGAAGCTATTACGCAGGCCGTAACGCTTTCTGCTGCGGATGTAACCAAGCCGACCGCCATAGCCAAGAACATCTCAGTAACACTGGATGCCAACGGAGCAGCCACCATCACGCCTGAGCAGGTAAATAATAACTCTACTGATAACTGCGGTATTCAAAACATAGCGCTTTCTAAAACAAGTTTTTCATGTGAAAACGTTGGAGCTAACACTGTTACCTTAACCGTGACAGATAAAAGCGGCAACACCAATACCGCTACTGCCACAGTAACCGTACAGAAAGCTCCGCAAACGATTACCTTCAACGCCCTTGCTGCGAGTACCTATGGTGCTGCACCGATTACGCTGAATGCCACTACGACATCGGGCGTGGCCATTACCTACACCACAGAAGGGCCCGCTACAGTGAATGGTAACATACTAAACATTACGGGAGCTGGCGAAGTAAAGGTGACAGCTACTCAGGCTGGTACTGGGTGTTATGAAGCTGCCACACCAGTTACCCAAACCATGCAGGTGGAGAAAGCAACTGCTACTATTACTTTAAATGATCTGGAGCAGCCGGAGAATGGCCAGCCACGCGTAGTAACAGCCACCACTACACCAGCAGGCTTAGCTGTTACCATTACCTATAATGGCGTAGCAGAAGCACCTACACTCAAAGGTACTTACGAGGTACTAGCCACCGTGAATGATCCCAACTACAAAGGCACTGCTACAGCGACGTTGACCATTCAGGCACCTACCGGTTTAGGAGATGACTTAAAAGAGCTGAAGGGTGTGAGCCTGTATCCAAACCCGACCCGGGATGGCAAACTCTACCTGGAACTAGACAACGTAATTTTCAAAAACAGCTTGCTGGTTGAAGTATATTCGGTTAGCGGAAGGTTGGTACGCAGCATGCACATCAGGCGTACTGCACCGACAGAGATAGATCTTTCTTCTCATGCTGCGGGCCTGTACTTGGTACGTGTGACCAACGATAAAGAAGTGAAAACGATCAAAGTGCATAAGCAATAA
- a CDS encoding acyloxyacyl hydrolase gives MLRYRSGMSTLSFTHPFGVEVYANKHTIGKHTWERLYNYPQIGLALSYYNYGVPDELGMAVSFTTYLDNALWQFRKSSLRFNLGTGLVYSTRCYTPGSNEQNLAIGSKLAFELRGTLRYEFPVNEHVFLNLNLAFRHFSNGAFSKPNHGMNLPLVGVGVRYQPGEVRLLGVQDTVPSSIAKRLHFNLRVAGGVKEVVRVDEKHPMYSLTMYASKRLTQTNTLLIGADGFINKSLLKEFINNGLTVPNDDLDPRLAGVTIGHELHMDRLSILFQLGRYVYQPYNLYPNYYQRYGLQYMLSQNFSAGIMLLAHTRSAHVIEWGFGLHL, from the coding sequence ATGTTACGCTACAGAAGTGGGATGTCAACGCTAAGCTTTACGCATCCTTTTGGGGTTGAAGTATACGCCAACAAGCATACTATTGGGAAACATACTTGGGAGCGGCTCTATAATTATCCCCAAATTGGCCTTGCCTTGTCATATTATAACTATGGCGTACCAGATGAACTTGGCATGGCAGTTTCGTTTACAACTTACCTGGATAACGCGCTTTGGCAATTCAGGAAAAGTAGCCTGCGCTTTAACCTGGGTACTGGCTTGGTATACTCTACCCGCTGTTATACCCCCGGCAGCAATGAGCAAAACTTAGCCATTGGCAGTAAGTTAGCCTTCGAGCTTCGAGGAACTTTACGTTATGAGTTCCCGGTAAATGAGCATGTCTTCCTGAACCTCAACCTGGCCTTCCGGCATTTTTCTAATGGAGCCTTCAGTAAGCCGAACCATGGCATGAACTTACCTTTAGTAGGCGTGGGAGTACGGTACCAGCCAGGAGAAGTCAGGTTGCTGGGTGTTCAGGATACCGTGCCCTCCTCTATAGCTAAACGCCTCCATTTCAATCTGAGAGTAGCTGGCGGCGTGAAGGAAGTGGTGAGGGTTGATGAGAAACACCCGATGTACAGCCTTACAATGTATGCCAGTAAAAGACTGACACAGACTAATACACTTTTGATCGGTGCTGATGGTTTTATAAATAAATCGCTGCTGAAAGAGTTTATTAATAATGGGCTTACTGTGCCCAACGATGACCTGGACCCGCGATTGGCAGGCGTAACTATAGGGCACGAACTTCATATGGATAGGCTATCGATTTTATTTCAGCTTGGGCGATATGTCTACCAGCCCTACAATCTGTATCCCAACTATTACCAGCGCTACGGCCTGCAATACATGCTCTCTCAAAACTTTTCTGCCGGTATTATGCTCTTGGCACATACCCGTTCGGCGCACGTTATTGAGTGGGGATTTGGTTTACATCTGTAA
- a CDS encoding bestrophin-like domain: protein MKIGLLITSLPSWALFILIVIIGVLAALAGIHIALKKAPKEVKVMEATIGTDVGAMLALLAFMLGFTFSITSSRFAERKELVIQQANAIGTCYLRTSFLPEKQKKAIRGYFLEYIGILVKLPRQPDKDVIKKATQRMDAINLLLWKQTASLAQANMDSELRAAFIESVNEVIDVYSERETVALVFRIPDLLWFSLILLYLLSLFAMGYQNGTYKNRGVIDIAFLAAAFALVIVMIADMDSSTKPTKFKVSQQPLENTQKLIQTYVP, encoded by the coding sequence ATGAAAATAGGTTTGCTTATTACAAGTTTGCCGTCGTGGGCCTTATTTATACTTATTGTAATCATTGGTGTACTTGCGGCCTTAGCTGGTATCCATATTGCGCTAAAAAAGGCCCCAAAAGAGGTTAAAGTTATGGAAGCCACTATCGGAACCGACGTTGGAGCAATGCTGGCATTGTTAGCATTCATGTTAGGCTTTACTTTCTCCATTACCTCATCCCGCTTTGCAGAGCGCAAGGAATTAGTGATACAACAAGCAAACGCTATTGGTACGTGTTATCTTCGTACAAGCTTTCTTCCGGAAAAACAAAAGAAGGCAATACGTGGGTATTTTCTTGAATATATCGGCATCCTGGTAAAATTACCAAGACAACCAGATAAGGATGTTATTAAAAAAGCTACCCAGAGAATGGATGCCATTAATTTATTGCTCTGGAAGCAGACCGCTTCGCTGGCTCAGGCAAATATGGATAGCGAATTGAGAGCTGCATTTATTGAGTCAGTAAATGAGGTAATAGATGTTTACAGCGAAAGAGAAACAGTAGCACTGGTATTTCGGATCCCCGATCTGCTATGGTTTTCCCTTATTTTACTCTATTTGTTAAGTTTATTTGCGATGGGTTATCAGAACGGCACCTATAAAAACCGGGGAGTTATTGATATTGCCTTTCTTGCCGCTGCTTTTGCTTTAGTTATTGTAATGATTGCTGACATGGATTCCTCCACCAAACCAACAAAATTCAAAGTAAGCCAGCAGCCTCTTGAAAATACTCAGAAGCTGATACAAACATATGTTCCTTAA
- a CDS encoding MBL fold metallo-hydrolase: MATRASIQLVRNATLVINYAGKKILVDPMLMPKDSFDPLAGKARNPMVDLPSSIEEIVKDVDLVLVTHTHPDHFDTVAIQTLSKSIKLINQPADEEYFRKESFINSETLQDSTVWNGITIHRTGGEHGSGEILKQMGTVSGFVLKAESQPTIYIAGDTIWIDEVEQAIKKYRPDYIVTNSGGAAFPGFEATPILKDEEQTMSLIQESGEAKVIAVHMDALDHCRTTRNSLREKANELNIGENKLLIPQDGEVIVL, translated from the coding sequence ATGGCAACAAGAGCAAGTATACAGTTAGTCCGAAATGCAACGCTGGTAATCAATTATGCTGGTAAGAAGATACTGGTAGACCCTATGCTGATGCCGAAGGATTCTTTTGATCCGCTGGCCGGCAAGGCAAGAAACCCGATGGTTGATTTACCTTCGTCTATCGAAGAGATTGTGAAGGACGTGGACCTGGTGCTGGTAACGCATACTCACCCGGACCACTTCGATACAGTGGCCATTCAAACACTTAGTAAATCCATTAAACTGATCAACCAGCCTGCCGACGAGGAATACTTTCGGAAGGAAAGTTTTATTAATTCCGAGACCTTACAGGACAGCACTGTTTGGAACGGCATCACCATCCACAGGACAGGTGGCGAGCACGGCAGCGGCGAGATTCTGAAGCAAATGGGCACCGTTTCCGGTTTTGTTCTGAAGGCAGAAAGCCAGCCTACCATCTATATCGCGGGCGATACTATTTGGATAGACGAAGTGGAACAGGCGATTAAAAAATATAGGCCTGATTACATTGTGACAAACTCTGGTGGCGCTGCTTTCCCTGGCTTTGAAGCAACGCCTATTCTTAAAGACGAAGAACAGACGATGTCATTGATACAGGAGAGTGGTGAGGCCAAAGTGATAGCTGTACACATGGATGCACTCGACCATTGCCGTACTACGAGAAACTCGCTACGTGAAAAGGCAAATGAGTTGAACATCGGAGAAAACAAACTGCTCATTCCGCAGGATGGTGAAGTCATAGTGCTCTAG
- a CDS encoding OmpA family protein has protein sequence MKTILLYLLFCLYIGQVKAQNLVRNPSLEELKNYIVGFRGVSGTPDIASKEDKVIQYPPYHNAYMSDSPTRHITSIRFGDICFCQWFSSTSSELMQAQLKKPLKKNTQYIVSLYTIRATVIEPPIREITVSFTQKPLPLNRKVYGQQDHTLTSEGIPYLSLTSAASPSLASRESWTKVTGVYKARGGEKYLLIGNFIGANSIELDALNPDSPRITRYNKIKGTYYCYDNISVIPVSAAANRSESAIPDPKPLSTKFAIGNTITLKDLNFKTGEFQILETAYLTLDSLAAFLKTKPEAVIAIQGHTDDVGSEEANLILSVQRAKAVMDYLLQKGIVAERMTSEGYGEAMPKADNLTIESRAINRRVEIKILHKKGT, from the coding sequence ATGAAAACTATCCTGCTATACTTATTATTCTGTTTATACATAGGACAGGTTAAGGCACAGAACCTTGTACGGAACCCAAGCCTGGAGGAGTTGAAAAATTACATTGTTGGGTTCAGGGGCGTAAGTGGCACACCAGACATTGCTTCCAAAGAAGATAAAGTCATACAATATCCACCCTATCATAATGCCTACATGTCAGACTCTCCTACACGCCATATTACCAGTATACGGTTTGGGGATATTTGCTTCTGCCAATGGTTCAGTTCCACATCCAGCGAACTGATGCAGGCACAGCTAAAAAAGCCACTTAAAAAGAATACCCAATATATTGTATCCCTTTATACAATAAGAGCCACTGTAATTGAGCCGCCAATTAGAGAGATAACTGTCTCTTTTACCCAAAAGCCTTTACCTTTAAACAGAAAGGTATATGGACAGCAAGACCACACATTAACAAGTGAGGGTATACCTTATTTGTCTCTGACTTCAGCTGCATCACCAAGTCTTGCTTCCCGCGAATCCTGGACAAAAGTAACCGGGGTTTATAAAGCCAGAGGAGGAGAAAAGTACCTACTTATTGGCAATTTTATAGGAGCAAACAGTATCGAGTTGGATGCATTGAACCCGGATAGTCCCCGGATTACAAGGTATAACAAGATAAAAGGAACCTACTACTGCTATGACAACATCAGTGTGATTCCTGTTTCCGCAGCCGCAAACCGGTCTGAATCAGCTATACCAGATCCAAAGCCACTATCAACTAAATTCGCCATAGGCAATACCATTACGCTGAAAGATTTAAACTTTAAAACAGGTGAATTTCAGATTTTAGAAACGGCTTATCTTACCCTCGACTCTCTGGCGGCATTTCTTAAAACCAAGCCGGAAGCTGTAATTGCTATTCAGGGGCATACAGATGATGTTGGATCAGAAGAAGCCAACCTCATCCTATCAGTACAGCGGGCAAAGGCTGTGATGGACTACCTGCTACAAAAAGGGATAGTGGCTGAAAGAATGACTTCAGAAGGGTATGGGGAAGCGATGCCGAAAGCAGATAATCTAACAATAGAAAGCAGAGCAATCAACAGAAGAGTGGAGATAAAGATTCTTCATAAAAAAGGTACTTGA
- a CDS encoding alpha-amylase family glycosyl hydrolase, giving the protein MDLKQNSEVQHSETMQETYSRNPEKPWAKHPVIYEINTWVWLEELSRKYQQKVNLSSVPPEEWDKIAMLGFDAVWLMGVWERSPAGIEISMRNKGLLEDFNRALPDFSAEDNVGSPYCVRNYVVDDHLGGPQGLAAARAMFRDRGLRLILDFVPNHVAIDHPWVTEHPEYLVQGNADDAKKDPNSFIESGGKVFACGRDPFFPAWPDVLQLNAFAPGLRHAVIDTLTDVAGQCDGVRCDMSMLMLNKIFERTWGNRAGTKPAEEYWATIIPAVKAKYTEFKFIAEAYWDLEWELQQQGFDFTYDKKLYDRMEHQDAESIRQHLLADRSFQEKSVRFIENHDEPRAAHTFTGGKARAAAAVILTLPGVKLLHEGQFEGRKVRVPVFLARRPEEPVDQDLLAFYGRLLKGVNHDVFRNGEWRLCERSGWPDNQSYLRLLTWCWVKGEERFLVVINFSQETAQALVHMPWEELGEKKWRLKDVLSEETYDRSGSELLNSGLFVNLEAWKCNLFQVLAL; this is encoded by the coding sequence ATGGACTTAAAACAAAATAGTGAGGTTCAGCATTCAGAAACAATGCAGGAAACCTATAGCAGGAACCCGGAAAAGCCATGGGCCAAACATCCTGTTATTTATGAGATCAACACCTGGGTATGGCTGGAAGAACTAAGCCGGAAATACCAACAGAAAGTGAATCTCTCCTCTGTGCCACCGGAGGAATGGGATAAGATCGCCATGCTTGGTTTTGATGCCGTGTGGCTGATGGGTGTCTGGGAGCGGAGCCCTGCCGGAATTGAAATATCCATGCGCAACAAGGGGCTGCTCGAAGACTTTAACAGAGCGCTGCCTGACTTCTCTGCTGAGGACAATGTTGGCTCGCCTTACTGCGTACGCAACTATGTGGTTGACGATCACCTCGGTGGGCCACAGGGTCTTGCTGCAGCCCGCGCCATGTTCCGTGATAGGGGGTTACGACTTATACTTGACTTTGTCCCTAACCATGTTGCAATTGATCATCCCTGGGTAACCGAACACCCTGAATACCTGGTACAGGGAAATGCTGACGATGCTAAGAAAGATCCGAATTCCTTCATAGAGTCGGGCGGTAAGGTGTTTGCCTGTGGCCGGGATCCATTCTTTCCGGCCTGGCCTGATGTACTCCAACTCAACGCCTTTGCTCCGGGACTCCGACATGCAGTTATCGACACACTTACGGATGTAGCAGGGCAGTGTGACGGTGTTCGCTGTGATATGTCTATGCTGATGCTCAATAAAATATTTGAACGCACCTGGGGAAACCGGGCTGGCACAAAACCGGCGGAAGAGTACTGGGCCACCATCATACCTGCAGTTAAAGCAAAGTATACGGAATTTAAATTCATAGCTGAGGCATACTGGGACCTTGAATGGGAACTGCAACAACAGGGTTTTGATTTCACCTACGACAAGAAACTCTATGACAGGATGGAGCACCAGGATGCCGAAAGCATACGTCAACATCTGCTGGCAGACCGTTCCTTTCAGGAGAAAAGTGTACGCTTCATCGAGAACCACGACGAGCCAAGAGCGGCTCACACATTTACTGGCGGTAAAGCCCGCGCTGCAGCTGCCGTAATTCTTACGCTACCTGGCGTGAAGCTGCTGCACGAGGGACAATTTGAAGGCAGGAAAGTGAGAGTGCCCGTGTTTCTTGCACGTCGCCCGGAAGAGCCGGTAGATCAGGATCTGCTAGCCTTCTATGGACGGCTGCTAAAGGGAGTAAACCATGATGTTTTTAGAAACGGGGAATGGCGGCTTTGTGAGCGGAGCGGCTGGCCCGATAACCAGAGCTACCTCCGTTTGTTGACATGGTGCTGGGTAAAAGGTGAAGAGCGCTTCCTTGTGGTCATCAATTTCAGCCAGGAGACTGCCCAGGCGCTGGTTCATATGCCGTGGGAAGAACTGGGAGAAAAGAAATGGCGTCTCAAAGATGTGCTTTCAGAAGAAACTTATGACCGAAGCGGCAGCGAACTACTTAATTCCGGACTGTTCGTCAATCTGGAGGCTTGGAAATGTAACTTGTTTCAGGTGCTCGCACTGTGA
- a CDS encoding alpha/beta fold hydrolase codes for MDLEHMYFHLPDVTLHAATAGDKAGQVLVFLHGFPEYWYGWHKQLSFFASQGYHIVAPDQRGYNLSSKPKEVKDYMLEKLTADIIGLIQQLGREKVVLIGHDWGGVVAWAMGMHFPHLLDKLILLNIPHPDVMQHYLRHSPRQMLKSWYAAAFQVPVLPEVVLQALNYKLLAHAMTSTAHSSTFAKEDLAAYRQAWRKPGALTGMLNWYRAFKYSRLRLNQTVEVPTLLIWGEKDAVLDAHMARQSIGRCLNGKLVFLEEATHWLHHEQPEKVNLQILSFLKEE; via the coding sequence ATGGACCTGGAGCATATGTATTTCCACTTGCCTGATGTAACACTGCATGCTGCGACAGCGGGCGACAAAGCGGGTCAGGTGCTGGTGTTTCTGCATGGCTTCCCGGAATACTGGTATGGCTGGCATAAACAACTCTCTTTCTTTGCCAGCCAAGGCTACCATATCGTTGCCCCAGACCAACGGGGCTATAACCTAAGCAGCAAGCCCAAAGAAGTAAAGGACTATATGCTGGAAAAGCTAACAGCTGATATAATCGGACTTATCCAACAGCTGGGCAGAGAAAAGGTGGTGCTGATAGGACACGACTGGGGAGGAGTGGTGGCCTGGGCTATGGGCATGCATTTCCCGCACCTGCTTGACAAACTGATCTTGCTCAATATTCCACATCCGGACGTGATGCAGCACTACCTCCGGCACAGCCCGCGACAGATGCTCAAAAGCTGGTATGCAGCTGCGTTCCAGGTGCCGGTGCTGCCGGAGGTAGTGCTACAGGCGCTTAACTATAAATTGCTGGCTCATGCTATGACGAGTACTGCGCATTCCTCCACCTTTGCCAAAGAAGACCTGGCTGCTTATAGGCAGGCCTGGCGAAAGCCTGGTGCTTTGACAGGTATGCTTAACTGGTACAGAGCTTTTAAGTATTCCCGCCTCCGCTTAAACCAGACTGTAGAAGTGCCGACACTCCTGATCTGGGGGGAAAAGGACGCTGTGCTAGACGCTCACATGGCCCGGCAAAGTATAGGCAGGTGCCTGAACGGGAAACTTGTCTTTTTGGAAGAGGCCACGCATTGGCTGCATCATGAGCAGCCGGAAAAAGTGAACCTACAGATACTCTCTTTTCTCAAAGAAGAGTGA
- a CDS encoding SIMPL domain-containing protein, whose amino-acid sequence MKKTFFILLALFLFGQVAVQAQQQVLPPLVNVNGVGEVRVQPDQVILAMGVEVREKTLEQARKQADAKAAAIISYLKKQGVSEKDIQTSYMSIYPIYTSGEYGKASPDFYTAQKTMTVIVRKLNKFDDLMSGLYGAGVNRVDGVQFQVADIEKYKAEARKKAVNNAKQKATALTTELGAKVGRVYAINESTNGGRPIPLYAEAAMMKTQDSAGAEGPTIAGGEVIVTSNVSVSFIIEN is encoded by the coding sequence ATGAAAAAGACATTCTTTATTTTGCTGGCCTTGTTCCTGTTTGGCCAGGTAGCAGTACAGGCACAGCAACAGGTATTACCGCCTCTGGTAAATGTAAATGGGGTAGGTGAGGTGCGCGTGCAGCCTGATCAGGTTATACTTGCTATGGGCGTGGAAGTACGCGAGAAAACCCTTGAACAGGCGCGGAAACAGGCGGATGCAAAGGCCGCTGCTATAATTTCTTATCTTAAAAAACAGGGAGTAAGCGAAAAAGACATCCAGACATCTTATATGAGTATTTACCCGATCTATACCAGCGGCGAATATGGGAAAGCATCACCGGACTTTTATACTGCTCAAAAAACAATGACTGTAATTGTAAGAAAGCTCAATAAGTTTGATGACCTGATGTCTGGCTTGTATGGAGCTGGAGTGAACAGAGTTGATGGTGTGCAGTTTCAGGTTGCAGATATAGAAAAGTATAAAGCAGAAGCACGCAAAAAAGCAGTAAATAATGCCAAGCAGAAAGCAACAGCTTTAACAACCGAACTTGGAGCAAAAGTTGGCAGAGTGTATGCTATTAATGAAAGTACGAACGGTGGAAGACCAATACCTCTTTATGCCGAAGCTGCTATGATGAAAACGCAGGATAGCGCAGGTGCCGAAGGCCCAACTATAGCTGGTGGTGAAGTTATAGTTACTTCTAATGTTAGTGTAAGCTTTATAATCGAAAACTAA